The Candidatus Cloacimonadota bacterium genome contains a region encoding:
- a CDS encoding right-handed parallel beta-helix repeat-containing protein codes for MVITKIKYLVLFLFAFFVFSFLHSLIINIPDDQPTIQAGVNIAELGDTILVAPGIYYENIYLHQRRDISLIGSGTDNTTIDGGENGHVVAFSFSSGKICNFTITNSGDDPGYSSGIFTSCSRIVIEDNTITNNCRGIAVSSNSNVIINRNEITNNSGFSTVHFSVSVGIVSYNLIADNDCNGIYPYYSEPDIINNTITGNGEFVAILLNPTEGQIVRNNIITGFSYGIILEGGLESAIHLVDIAYNDVWNNSTANYWEYYGVLPNYYSQPFSPQPGYGEINLDPLFVDPFYGDYHLQSDSPCVDAGDPNLPLDPDGTIADIGALYYHQANGIEEHEIPHNSSLTSHLSNYPNPFNPSTTISFNITQTSSFATIEIYNLKGQKIKTFSHAELVEAYGKPASYSVVWNGTDQNNKPVSSGIYYAKLKSGNVEANCKMLLLK; via the coding sequence ATGGTAATAACAAAGATTAAGTATTTAGTGTTATTTTTGTTTGCCTTCTTTGTTTTTAGTTTTCTTCATTCATTAATTATTAATATTCCGGATGATCAACCAACAATTCAAGCTGGAGTTAATATAGCAGAACTTGGTGATACGATATTAGTTGCCCCAGGTATTTATTACGAAAACATATATTTACATCAAAGACGAGATATTAGTTTAATTGGTTCTGGTACAGATAATACAACAATCGACGGAGGAGAAAATGGTCATGTGGTTGCATTCAGTTTTTCCTCAGGTAAAATCTGCAATTTCACAATAACCAATAGTGGCGATGATCCTGGATATTCCAGCGGCATCTTCACTTCTTGCTCCCGAATTGTAATAGAAGATAACACTATTACGAATAATTGTAGAGGAATTGCCGTTTCCAGTAATTCAAATGTTATTATCAATAGAAATGAAATTACAAATAATAGCGGCTTTTCTACAGTTCACTTCTCTGTATCTGTTGGAATTGTATCTTATAATCTTATTGCAGATAATGATTGCAATGGTATTTATCCTTATTATTCTGAACCAGACATTATTAACAATACCATAACAGGAAATGGTGAATTTGTTGCTATTCTTCTAAATCCTACGGAAGGACAAATAGTTCGTAATAACATTATCACTGGTTTTTCTTATGGGATAATTCTGGAAGGAGGACTTGAATCTGCTATTCACCTTGTAGATATAGCTTATAATGATGTCTGGAATAATTCAACAGCAAATTATTGGGAATATTATGGAGTTTTGCCAAATTATTATTCACAGCCATTTTCACCACAACCCGGTTATGGCGAGATAAATTTAGATCCACTTTTTGTTGATCCCTTTTATGGAGATTATCATCTTCAATCCGATTCACCTTGCGTAGATGCTGGAGACCCAAATCTTCCACTTGATCCTGATGGAACTATTGCTGATATTGGAGCTTTGTATTATCATCAAGCAAATGGAATAGAAGAACATGAAATCCCTCACAACTCATCTCTCACTTCTCATCTCTCAAATTATCCCAATCCTTTCAATCCATCCACAACTATTTCTTTCAATATAACGCAAACGTCCTCGTTTGCGACCATAGAAATCTACAATTTAAAAGGTCAAAAAATAAAAACTTTTAGTCATGCTGAGCTTGTCGAAGCATATGGCAAGCCAGCGAGTTATTCTGTCGTCTGGAACGGAACAGACCAAAACAACAAACCAGTTTCATCAGGAATTTACTATGCAAAACTCAAATCTGGAAATGTGGAAGCAAATTGTAAGATGTTATTATTGAAATAA
- a CDS encoding polyprenyl synthetase family protein, giving the protein MSTNKMLLKKDLKEKRELVNIEVDRFLPRKDEYPKQIHKAMRHTLFAGGKRIRPYLMVHTYKLFKDDIEKTFLLAGALEMMHSYTLIHDDLPEIDNDEYRRGKKACHVVYGSDIALLAGDALLVNAFEAITYTDIESKLQLQIIKELSQETGDNGLIAGQMIDILSEGKKVKKSTLDYIHKNKTARMINLPIRFGCYLAGASDSDLKRMEKFGTKLGLAFQIVDDILDIEGNQLTLGKTIGKDKQAQKATFPAVYGLEESKKMAEKLIEESKALLKPYGEKAEILLMLCDFILTRKF; this is encoded by the coding sequence ATGAGTACAAATAAAATGTTATTGAAAAAAGATCTCAAAGAAAAAAGAGAACTTGTAAATATCGAAGTAGATCGTTTTTTACCAAGAAAGGATGAATATCCCAAACAGATACACAAAGCGATGCGGCACACACTTTTTGCCGGTGGAAAAAGAATTCGCCCCTACCTGATGGTTCACACCTACAAGCTTTTTAAAGACGATATAGAAAAAACTTTTCTATTGGCTGGAGCATTGGAAATGATGCACAGTTACACGCTTATCCATGATGATCTCCCCGAAATAGACAACGATGAATACCGCCGTGGTAAAAAAGCCTGCCATGTAGTTTATGGATCGGATATCGCTCTTCTGGCTGGAGATGCACTCCTGGTAAACGCTTTCGAAGCAATCACTTACACCGATATCGAATCCAAATTGCAATTGCAGATAATAAAAGAACTTTCCCAAGAAACCGGTGACAACGGACTTATCGCCGGGCAAATGATAGACATTCTGAGTGAAGGCAAAAAAGTAAAAAAATCTACTTTGGATTATATACACAAAAATAAAACTGCACGTATGATAAATCTGCCAATTCGATTTGGCTGCTATCTGGCTGGAGCTTCCGACAGTGATCTGAAACGCATGGAAAAATTTGGAACGAAACTCGGCCTGGCTTTCCAGATCGTGGATGATATTCTGGATATCGAAGGAAATCAGCTAACTCTGGGAAAAACGATCGGCAAAGATAAACAGGCTCAGAAAGCTACTTTCCCGGCAGTTTACGGTTTGGAAGAATCCAAGAAAATGGCGGAAAAACTGATTGAAGAATCGAAAGCTCTGCTGAAACCATACGGAGAAAAAGCTGAAATTCTGTTGATGCTTTGTGATTTCATTTTAACTCGAAAATTCTAA
- a CDS encoding methyltransferase — MKPVLLPFHKTIFQTDHGQAITSDTAFVVETILKRNFAKELKVLELGSGNGIISIMLAHYRPNWQITGIEIQQELVELSRSNAELSEVKTTFLQADLKEFQTSEKFDLIISNPPYFAKKEGRISPIKERAISRHEICCTMNDVFCCLKRNLKINGKAFLIYPTLRWKECEKNAKIVDLIIADKIIMPLEEQKERMMMELVHAEY, encoded by the coding sequence ATGAAACCAGTCCTCCTGCCTTTCCATAAAACAATCTTCCAGACCGATCACGGTCAAGCCATCACATCCGATACAGCGTTTGTGGTCGAAACGATCTTGAAAAGAAATTTTGCGAAAGAGTTAAAAGTTCTGGAACTGGGCAGCGGTAACGGAATCATCTCGATCATGCTGGCTCATTATCGTCCAAACTGGCAGATCACCGGAATTGAAATTCAACAGGAATTAGTGGAACTTTCCCGTTCCAATGCAGAACTGTCAGAAGTAAAAACAACCTTCCTGCAAGCAGATCTGAAAGAATTCCAAACGTCTGAAAAATTTGATCTGATCATTTCCAATCCGCCTTATTTTGCCAAAAAAGAAGGACGAATAAGTCCTATAAAAGAACGCGCAATTTCCCGCCATGAAATTTGCTGCACGATGAATGATGTGTTTTGCTGCCTGAAACGTAATCTTAAAATAAATGGAAAAGCTTTCCTGATATATCCTACCTTGCGCTGGAAAGAATGCGAAAAAAACGCAAAAATTGTTGACCTAATAATAGCTGACAAAATTATCATGCCTTTAGAGGAGCAGAAAGAAAGGATGATGATGGAGTTGGTTCATGCTGAATATTGA
- the cdd gene encoding cytidine deaminase, which produces MKKELIEIAKKASEKAYAPYSKYKVGAALKTKSGKIFSGCNVENSSYGLTNCAERTAVFKAVSEGETEFDEIVIFTDSEKLPTPCGACRQVLSEFSSDLKIKMISNCEEKQATIAELLPLGFKLIDK; this is translated from the coding sequence ATGAAAAAAGAATTGATAGAAATTGCTAAGAAAGCTTCAGAAAAAGCTTACGCACCATATTCCAAATATAAAGTTGGTGCTGCTCTCAAAACAAAAAGCGGCAAAATATTTTCAGGCTGCAATGTAGAAAATTCGTCGTATGGACTTACAAATTGTGCCGAACGGACTGCTGTTTTTAAAGCAGTTTCGGAAGGTGAAACCGAGTTTGATGAAATCGTGATATTCACAGATTCGGAAAAACTTCCCACACCTTGTGGAGCTTGTCGCCAGGTCTTATCGGAATTCAGCAGCGACTTAAAAATAAAGATGATCTCCAATTGTGAAGAAAAGCAGGCAACGATTGCTGAATTATTGCCTTTAGGCTTCAAACTTATAGATAAATAA
- the xseB gene encoding exodeoxyribonuclease VII small subunit, which translates to MKEEIKFEDALKRLEKIVSQLESGVEDIDKMVKLFEEGSELANFCNEKLEQVENKIEDLSQKLQKSEQ; encoded by the coding sequence ATGAAAGAAGAAATTAAATTTGAAGATGCTCTGAAACGATTGGAAAAAATTGTTTCCCAATTGGAATCCGGAGTAGAAGATATTGATAAAATGGTAAAACTCTTCGAGGAAGGATCAGAATTGGCAAATTTCTGTAATGAAAAACTGGAACAGGTTGAAAACAAGATTGAAGACCTTTCTCAAAAATTACAAAAATCAGAGCAATAA
- the trxB gene encoding thioredoxin-disulfide reductase, translated as MDFNTEYDVAIIGGGPAGLSAAIYSARGGLKTVVFEKALIGGQIVVTADVENYPGFENNVTGFEIADKMQKQAEKFEAEFKTEEVKAIGTEGLCKVVETTKGLYRVKSVILATGAHPRKLAVPGEEKYTGRGVSYCATCDGALYRDKIVAVVGGGDSAVEEAIFLTKFAKKVYIIHRRDELRAVKIVQERALKNEKIEIIWDSVVQAIEGGDFVEKLILFNKKTEKIREVEVNGLFIYVGIIPNSGLLESRVTFDEQGFIKTDGTMHTEIPGVYAAGDVTHKVLRQVVTASSDGATAAFSAEKWIEENKENFDR; from the coding sequence ATGGATTTTAATACAGAATACGATGTTGCTATCATTGGTGGTGGCCCGGCAGGTCTTAGTGCTGCTATTTATTCAGCTCGAGGTGGTTTGAAAACGGTGGTATTTGAAAAAGCACTGATTGGCGGTCAGATCGTGGTTACAGCAGATGTGGAAAACTATCCCGGCTTCGAAAATAACGTAACCGGGTTTGAAATTGCCGACAAAATGCAGAAACAGGCAGAAAAGTTTGAAGCAGAATTCAAAACAGAAGAAGTGAAGGCAATCGGCACAGAAGGACTGTGCAAAGTTGTAGAAACTACTAAAGGTCTATATAGAGTGAAATCTGTAATTTTAGCTACAGGTGCACATCCACGCAAATTGGCAGTTCCCGGTGAAGAAAAATACACAGGACGCGGCGTTTCTTATTGCGCTACTTGCGATGGAGCTTTGTATCGAGATAAAATCGTTGCTGTAGTAGGTGGTGGAGATTCAGCTGTGGAAGAAGCAATTTTTCTGACCAAATTTGCCAAGAAAGTTTACATAATTCATCGTCGCGATGAACTAAGAGCCGTGAAAATAGTTCAGGAAAGAGCCTTAAAAAATGAAAAAATAGAGATCATCTGGGATTCGGTTGTACAAGCAATTGAAGGTGGAGATTTTGTAGAAAAGTTGATCTTATTCAATAAGAAAACAGAGAAGATCAGGGAAGTAGAAGTAAATGGACTTTTCATCTACGTAGGCATAATTCCCAATAGCGGACTTTTGGAATCTCGCGTTACTTTTGATGAACAGGGATTCATCAAAACCGATGGCACAATGCACACGGAAATTCCGGGAGTTTACGCTGCCGGAGATGTTACTCACAAAGTACTACGTCAGGTCGTTACAGCCAGTTCCGATGGTGCCACAGCAGCCTTTTCGGCAGAAAAGTGGATAGAAGAAAATAAAGAAAACTTTGACAGATAA
- a CDS encoding phosphate acetyltransferase — translation MIKNFDEVLQKVESNPNKVVVIAAAHSESVLEAAVHIKKEQIADSLLVGNKTMILKYLEKYASEMVIDFEIIDTGDDLKLAARESVKAIREGKAEILVKGVCDTATLLKAVLNRDNGLRTGEILSDVMVFEHPEKMILMSDGGINLYPTKDEKVSIIRNAVRVAHGMGCKNPKIALLAAVEKVNKKMPCTVDAAEITEMNRNGEITGCVIDGPLALDLAISEKAAKIKGVDSPVAGKADILIVPNIESGNIFGKALTYYCKYRTAHLVMGAEAPILIASRADEAETKMLSMALGVLSIL, via the coding sequence ATGATAAAGAATTTTGATGAAGTCCTGCAGAAAGTAGAATCTAATCCCAACAAAGTAGTAGTAATAGCAGCAGCACATTCCGAATCTGTCTTGGAAGCTGCTGTTCATATAAAAAAAGAACAGATAGCAGATTCTCTTTTGGTGGGAAACAAGACTATGATCTTGAAATATCTGGAAAAATATGCATCTGAGATGGTTATTGATTTCGAAATAATCGATACAGGAGATGATCTGAAACTTGCTGCCAGAGAATCTGTGAAAGCCATTCGAGAAGGTAAAGCAGAGATTTTGGTAAAGGGTGTATGCGATACAGCTACGCTTTTGAAAGCAGTCTTGAATAGAGATAATGGCTTAAGGACTGGAGAAATCCTGAGTGATGTAATGGTTTTTGAACATCCCGAAAAAATGATTCTGATGAGTGATGGAGGTATAAATCTTTATCCTACAAAAGATGAAAAAGTTTCGATAATTCGCAATGCTGTACGAGTAGCTCATGGTATGGGATGTAAAAATCCTAAAATTGCTCTTTTAGCAGCTGTGGAAAAAGTAAATAAGAAAATGCCCTGCACAGTAGATGCAGCTGAAATAACAGAGATGAATCGAAATGGAGAGATAACTGGTTGTGTTATTGATGGGCCATTGGCTCTGGATCTGGCAATAAGTGAAAAAGCTGCTAAAATAAAAGGTGTAGATTCTCCTGTTGCTGGAAAAGCAGACATTTTGATCGTACCGAATATTGAATCAGGAAATATTTTCGGGAAAGCTTTAACTTATTACTGCAAATATCGTACTGCTCATTTGGTGATGGGAGCTGAAGCTCCAATTTTGATAGCTTCTCGTGCCGACGAAGCAGAAACTAAAATGCTATCGATGGCACTTGGTGTGTTAAGTATTTTATAA
- a CDS encoding 23S rRNA (pseudouridine(1915)-N(3))-methyltransferase RlmH: MKIKIICVGKTKQKFIEAGIAEYKKRLQTFAKIETIILPDVKLTSSNNIDIVKKQESEIIRKHIKNYEVKVALDENGKSLTSKKFADFFVDQMNFGKDIAFFIGGVYGFEKEILNSMDMNLSFSRFTFTHQMIRLILFEQIYRAFTIIKGKRYHY, encoded by the coding sequence ATGAAGATTAAAATTATTTGTGTAGGAAAAACAAAGCAGAAATTCATTGAAGCAGGAATTGCAGAATACAAAAAACGTCTGCAGACATTTGCGAAAATTGAAACAATAATTCTGCCTGATGTAAAACTGACATCTTCCAACAATATTGATATAGTAAAAAAACAGGAAAGTGAGATCATTCGGAAGCATATAAAAAATTATGAAGTTAAGGTAGCTCTGGATGAAAATGGTAAAAGTTTAACTTCCAAAAAATTCGCTGATTTTTTTGTTGATCAGATGAATTTTGGAAAAGATATAGCGTTTTTTATTGGTGGAGTGTACGGATTCGAAAAAGAAATACTGAATTCTATGGATATGAACTTAAGCTTTTCCCGTTTCACGTTTACTCATCAAATGATCAGGTTGATCTTATTCGAGCAGATATATAGAGCTTTCACGATAATCAAAGGAAAAAGATATCATTATTAA
- a CDS encoding ATP-binding cassette domain-containing protein — MLNIEHFALTIGKSRSMVIDRIEIANGQKVLFFGDNKIGKSLFLQAIHGRNSKYAGTIQYKGKSSYFKKKEGSILLEIASHVISEETLWNNITIPFDKISKRQKIKIFELLKLVVLNHKIGLKQAELSFSETKMLELIRAVMQLPHLILIDDLDVYFDDKNYLKIMDILQYAIGNGTTVIATAKRKLEYFDEYYREQDKKIVKLEQA; from the coding sequence ATGCTGAATATTGAACATTTTGCATTAACGATCGGCAAAAGCAGATCGATGGTGATCGATAGGATCGAGATCGCCAACGGACAGAAAGTGCTGTTTTTTGGCGATAACAAAATCGGTAAATCACTCTTTCTGCAGGCAATTCACGGACGTAACTCCAAATATGCCGGCACTATTCAATACAAAGGAAAATCATCTTATTTCAAGAAAAAAGAAGGTTCCATTTTATTGGAAATTGCTTCGCATGTAATTTCCGAAGAAACTCTTTGGAACAATATTACCATTCCTTTCGATAAGATTTCCAAACGGCAGAAAATAAAAATTTTCGAGCTTTTAAAATTGGTAGTATTGAATCATAAAATTGGACTAAAGCAGGCTGAATTATCTTTTTCCGAAACTAAAATGCTGGAACTGATTCGCGCTGTAATGCAGCTTCCGCATCTGATTCTAATCGACGATCTGGACGTGTATTTCGATGACAAAAATTATCTGAAGATCATGGATATTCTGCAATACGCCATCGGTAATGGAACCACAGTGATCGCTACCGCAAAACGCAAATTGGAATATTTTGATGAATATTATCGCGAGCAGGATAAAAAGATCGTGAAACTGGAGCAAGCCTAA
- the pgsA gene encoding CDP-diacylglycerol--glycerol-3-phosphate 3-phosphatidyltransferase: MKKHIPNFLTLFRIALVPVFVWMIFFAPFEYHYVWSAFVFIIASITDYYDGMLARRFEVTSNFGKLMDPVADKILVISALIALALPDVNLITIPVIIIIVVREVIITLLRYYLASKKFIIPAKGLGKLKTVLQLTGIITALVYKSFLTFFPAILNDFHKFYIESGFKSYFWIVALITVISGLSIIRSIRKYNHGNENKFGENK, encoded by the coding sequence TTGAAAAAACATATACCAAATTTTTTAACTTTGTTCCGCATCGCTCTGGTTCCGGTTTTTGTGTGGATGATCTTTTTTGCTCCATTTGAATATCATTACGTCTGGTCTGCTTTTGTGTTTATCATTGCCAGTATCACCGATTATTATGACGGCATGCTGGCTCGTAGATTTGAAGTTACCTCCAATTTTGGGAAATTAATGGATCCGGTTGCTGATAAGATATTGGTTATTTCCGCTCTTATCGCGCTGGCTTTGCCAGATGTAAACTTGATAACAATTCCAGTTATAATTATTATCGTAGTTCGGGAAGTCATAATCACTCTGTTGCGTTATTATCTGGCATCAAAAAAATTTATTATTCCTGCCAAAGGTCTGGGAAAACTGAAAACAGTTTTGCAGCTGACAGGAATCATCACAGCTCTGGTTTATAAATCTTTCCTGACCTTCTTCCCAGCAATATTAAATGATTTCCATAAATTTTATATCGAATCGGGTTTTAAATCTTATTTTTGGATCGTAGCTTTGATAACGGTAATCTCCGGACTTTCCATTATCAGATCGATCCGCAAGTATAACCACGGAAATGAAAATAAATTTGGGGAAAATAAATGA
- the rodA gene encoding rod shape-determining protein RodA — protein MRKFDWLIFSLLICLLFYGVIAIYSASTNKIGIDFETQNYYIKQIIWIFVSLFFIYALIKTPYTFLEVLIVPAYIITIILLIVVIFMPEINGSHRWIPLGLMNFQPSELAKLITILLIAKLISQPYITGAKIVLRSIIVTIIPVGLIILEPDLGTALTILISTFAIIAVSDLPFIYLILIISPLIAVITSVSIFIFAAFIIILIYLLYRNNLSKVLIGFSFVLNLFFFFITPVIWNSLKSYQQNRILSFIDPMRDPFGAGYQIIQSKIAIGSGGFMGKGILLGTQKNMNFLPEHHTDFIFSVIGEEFGFFGCVILLLIYFLFLFRIAKRLEKLKRKEFKYATTGILAYLTFQIFVNIGMNIGIVPTTGIPLPFVSYGGSNLLINVMAVGFVLKFINERSIFK, from the coding sequence ATGAGAAAATTTGACTGGCTTATTTTTTCTTTGCTGATCTGCCTGCTCTTTTACGGAGTGATAGCTATCTATTCAGCTTCCACAAATAAGATCGGAATAGATTTTGAAACCCAGAATTATTATATAAAACAAATCATCTGGATTTTTGTATCTTTGTTTTTTATTTATGCTCTTATCAAAACCCCCTACACTTTCCTGGAAGTTCTGATAGTACCTGCTTACATTATTACGATAATTTTACTGATCGTTGTTATTTTCATGCCCGAGATCAACGGTTCGCATCGCTGGATTCCTTTGGGTTTGATGAATTTTCAGCCTTCGGAACTGGCAAAATTGATCACTATTTTATTGATAGCAAAATTAATTTCTCAACCTTACATCACCGGAGCTAAGATAGTGTTGCGTTCAATAATTGTAACTATCATTCCAGTTGGATTAATTATTCTGGAGCCAGATTTGGGAACTGCTCTCACCATTCTTATCAGCACTTTTGCTATTATTGCCGTATCTGATCTTCCATTTATTTATCTTATTTTGATCATCAGCCCGTTGATAGCTGTGATAACATCTGTTTCAATATTTATATTTGCAGCGTTCATCATTATATTGATTTATCTTTTATATCGTAATAACCTATCCAAAGTATTAATCGGTTTTTCATTTGTATTGAATCTGTTTTTCTTTTTTATTACTCCGGTCATCTGGAATAGTTTAAAAAGCTATCAGCAGAATAGAATTCTTTCATTTATCGATCCCATGCGAGACCCATTTGGAGCGGGATATCAGATCATTCAATCCAAAATTGCTATCGGTTCAGGTGGATTTATGGGAAAGGGAATTTTGCTGGGTACTCAAAAGAACATGAACTTCCTGCCTGAACACCACACAGATTTCATCTTTTCGGTGATTGGTGAAGAATTTGGTTTTTTTGGTTGCGTGATTCTTTTGCTAATTTATTTTTTGTTCCTGTTTCGTATTGCGAAGCGGCTTGAGAAGTTGAAAAGAAAAGAGTTTAAATACGCAACTACCGGAATTTTGGCGTATTTAACCTTTCAGATATTTGTGAATATCGGCATGAATATCGGCATCGTTCCTACCACAGGAATTCCGTTGCCGTTTGTCAGTTATGGTGGATCGAATTTATTGATCAATGTAATGGCTGTAGGTTTTGTGCTTAAATTCATAAATGAAAGAAGTATTTTTAAGTAG
- a CDS encoding M23 family metallopeptidase yields the protein MAVSKRWHISFSATEASCPMNLSISKKLGVFIVSTAVIFMLVLISSLVYIFYNHSKIAQANSILSENEVLKEKIYTLSTEIDSMMIKLKLMEDWEDKIRSDENFKSINKEIREMGVGGIPFTDSTFSSIDEKLNLEYNLLINKFSRLHSKVNFNYESHSKLLDQVDLKEQLYLSTPSIYPAYGRISDPYGWRKHPITGKRSFHYGLDFGNKTGSPVYATADGVVKKITKHKYLGRYILVSHNFGYQTKYGHLNKILVKEGDVVKRGQIIAEMGNSGRSTGSHLHYEVLRYSKHRNPYDYLNKLEDDIILSTK from the coding sequence ATGGCAGTTAGTAAAAGGTGGCATATCTCGTTTTCGGCAACGGAAGCGTCCTGCCCGATGAACTTGAGTATTTCCAAAAAGCTGGGAGTATTCATAGTTTCTACGGCTGTTATATTTATGCTGGTTCTCATTTCATCATTGGTTTATATTTTTTATAATCATTCCAAGATTGCTCAGGCCAACAGCATTCTATCGGAAAATGAAGTTTTAAAAGAAAAGATCTACACGCTTTCTACAGAAATCGATTCTATGATGATAAAGCTGAAATTGATGGAAGACTGGGAAGATAAGATCCGTTCCGATGAAAACTTCAAATCCATAAATAAAGAGATTCGAGAAATGGGGGTAGGAGGTATTCCTTTCACTGATTCCACATTTTCTTCTATCGATGAAAAATTGAATCTGGAATACAATCTTTTAATCAATAAATTTTCCAGACTGCACAGCAAAGTGAATTTCAATTATGAATCTCATAGCAAATTGTTGGATCAAGTAGATTTGAAGGAACAACTTTATCTCAGTACACCATCTATTTATCCAGCTTACGGTCGAATTTCAGATCCTTACGGCTGGCGTAAACATCCAATTACAGGTAAGCGTTCATTCCATTATGGTTTGGATTTTGGAAATAAGACCGGCAGCCCAGTTTATGCTACTGCCGATGGGGTAGTAAAAAAGATTACCAAACACAAGTATCTGGGAAGATATATTCTTGTTTCTCACAACTTCGGTTATCAAACCAAATATGGCCATCTGAACAAGATTCTGGTAAAAGAAGGCGACGTAGTAAAACGCGGCCAGATCATTGCGGAGATGGGAAATTCAGGACGTTCTACCGGTTCACATCTACATTACGAAGTTTTACGATATAGCAAACATAGAAACCCTTACGACTATCTGAATAAATTGGAAGATGACATCATTTTGAGCACGAAATAA
- the dut gene encoding dUTP diphosphatase: MLKINIQKLDKNAILPKRMTEHAAGYDLYSCHQKNIIIKSGEVKLIPIGLAIALPVGFEAQIRPRSGLAVKHQLGVLNSPGTIDADYRGEIKIILFNFGKTDFTIEPQTRIAQMVIAKHEAVNFELTEQLDETERGTGGFGHTNRT, encoded by the coding sequence ATGTTAAAAATCAATATCCAGAAACTGGATAAAAACGCAATCCTACCCAAACGCATGACAGAACATGCAGCAGGCTACGACCTTTATTCCTGCCACCAAAAAAACATAATTATAAAAAGCGGTGAAGTAAAACTGATCCCGATCGGCTTGGCAATTGCACTTCCTGTTGGTTTTGAAGCACAAATTCGTCCCCGCAGCGGACTGGCAGTAAAACATCAGCTGGGAGTGTTGAATTCTCCCGGTACTATCGATGCCGATTATCGCGGTGAAATTAAGATCATCCTCTTTAATTTCGGGAAAACTGATTTCACTATCGAACCGCAAACCCGCATTGCTCAAATGGTAATTGCTAAACACGAAGCAGTGAATTTTGAACTGACAGAACAACTGGATGAAACCGAGCGTGGAACCGGCGGCTTCGGCCACACAAACAGGACTTGA